A genomic window from Corynebacterium fournieri includes:
- a CDS encoding 16S rRNA (uracil(1498)-N(3))-methyltransferase produces the protein MSLPYFLADDPAAGTLAGAEAKHAHVKRIQPGERIMLFDGHGTTAEATVTRIDARGVECDVDKLERIPQPTPRVTVVQAVPKGERAELAVDLAVQGGADAIVPWISHRTIARWPANKQAKQVDKWRAQALASAKQARRAWVPEVAEPVTTNQLAAFLREPRNEAHALVLHEDATDAIRDVDFGALGEDIWLIVGPEGGIGADELEALGAHPVKLGPEVLRTASAAFAGLCAIGALTSRW, from the coding sequence ATGAGCCTGCCGTACTTCCTCGCCGACGACCCGGCCGCCGGCACACTCGCCGGCGCCGAGGCTAAGCACGCCCATGTCAAGCGCATCCAGCCCGGCGAGCGCATCATGCTTTTCGACGGCCACGGCACCACCGCCGAAGCCACCGTCACCCGGATCGATGCGCGGGGCGTGGAGTGTGACGTCGACAAGCTGGAGCGCATCCCGCAACCCACACCCCGCGTGACGGTCGTGCAGGCGGTGCCCAAAGGCGAGCGCGCCGAGCTGGCCGTCGACCTGGCGGTCCAGGGCGGGGCGGACGCGATCGTGCCGTGGATTTCGCACCGCACCATCGCCCGGTGGCCGGCGAACAAGCAGGCCAAACAGGTGGATAAGTGGCGTGCCCAGGCGCTGGCCAGCGCGAAGCAGGCCCGCCGGGCGTGGGTGCCCGAAGTGGCAGAGCCCGTGACGACGAACCAACTCGCCGCCTTTTTGCGTGAGCCGAGAAACGAGGCTCACGCGCTGGTGCTGCACGAAGACGCCACCGACGCCATCCGGGACGTCGACTTCGGCGCGCTCGGCGAGGACATCTGGCTCATCGTCGGCCCGGAAGGCGGCATCGGCGCCGACGAACTTGAGGCGCTCGGCGCCCATCCGGTCAAGCTCGGGCCGGAGGTGCTGCGCACCGCGTCTGCGGCGTTTGCGGGCCTTTGCGCCATCGGGGCGTTGACCTCCCGCTGGTAG
- the hemW gene encoding radical SAM family heme chaperone HemW yields the protein MDSFGVYIHVPFCATRCGYCDFNTYTPTEVDSSHAQYLDALERELELAAARGLPAADTVFIGGGTPSLLGAEGLGRILAAVRNTFGLADGAEVTTESNPESTSPVYFEGLRDAGFTRVSLGMQSASTPVLRVLDRQHTPGRAVAAAREALAAGFAHVNLDMIYGTPTETDDDVRRTLDAILATGVDHVSAYSLIVEDGTAMARKVRRGELPAPQEDVYADRYELIAGTLEAHGYSWYEVSNWAKPGGKCRHNLIYWHNRQWWGAGPGAHSFIGAQRFFNVKRPEKYAQLLSDGILPIQDRETITEAEAHTEAVMLGLRLKEGIPAGWVGAGARDVVDRHVRAGLLQADERLRLTDEGRLLADGIITDILAAE from the coding sequence ATGGATTCCTTCGGCGTCTATATCCACGTCCCGTTTTGCGCTACGCGCTGCGGGTACTGCGACTTCAACACCTACACACCCACCGAGGTGGACTCCTCGCACGCCCAGTACTTGGACGCGCTCGAGCGAGAACTCGAACTCGCCGCCGCGCGAGGGCTGCCGGCCGCGGACACCGTGTTCATCGGCGGCGGCACCCCCAGCCTGCTCGGCGCCGAGGGGCTGGGCCGCATCCTTGCTGCGGTGCGCAACACGTTCGGGCTCGCCGACGGCGCGGAGGTCACCACCGAGTCCAACCCGGAATCCACCAGCCCCGTCTACTTCGAGGGCCTGCGCGACGCCGGGTTCACGCGCGTGTCGCTGGGCATGCAGTCCGCCTCCACACCGGTGCTGCGGGTGCTGGACCGCCAGCACACCCCGGGCCGTGCCGTCGCCGCCGCGCGCGAGGCGCTCGCCGCCGGGTTCGCGCACGTGAACCTGGACATGATCTACGGCACGCCCACCGAAACCGACGACGACGTGCGCCGCACCCTCGACGCCATTTTGGCCACGGGCGTGGACCACGTCTCGGCGTACTCGCTCATCGTCGAGGATGGCACCGCCATGGCCCGCAAGGTCCGCCGCGGCGAGCTGCCGGCGCCGCAGGAAGACGTCTACGCGGACCGCTACGAGCTCATCGCAGGCACCCTCGAAGCGCACGGCTATTCCTGGTACGAGGTGTCCAACTGGGCCAAACCGGGCGGAAAGTGCCGCCACAACCTGATCTACTGGCACAACCGCCAGTGGTGGGGCGCAGGCCCCGGCGCGCACAGCTTCATCGGCGCGCAGCGCTTCTTCAACGTCAAGCGCCCCGAGAAGTATGCGCAGCTGCTTAGCGACGGCATCCTGCCCATCCAGGACCGCGAAACCATCACCGAGGCCGAAGCCCACACCGAGGCGGTCATGCTGGGGCTGCGCCTGAAAGAAGGCATCCCGGCGGGGTGGGTTGGTGCGGGGGCGCGGGACGTCGTCGATAGGCATGTGCGCGCGGGCCTGCTTCAGGCGGACGAGCGGCTGCGGCTGACGGACGAAGGGCGGCTTCTTGCAGACGGCATCATCACCGATATCCTGGCAGCCGAGTAA
- the dnaJ gene encoding molecular chaperone DnaJ has product MARDYYGILGVDQEATEQEIKKAYRKLARKYHPDVNPSEEAAEKFAEIAAAQEVLLDPQKRAIVDRGGDPMEAGGGMGGAAGFGGGGLGDIFEAFFGGGAGARQPRSRVQPGNDALLRTSITLEEAFAGAKKEVTVDTAVLCDKCHGTGSKTEAKPVPCGTCGGAGQVQEMQQSFLGNVMTTRECPTCHGYGEVIKDPCTQCAGDGRVRATRDLTVNIPAGINSGMRIRMANQGEVGHGGGPAGDLYVEVQVQPHPVFMRENNDLHLRLTVPMYDAALGTELSVDNLAGQPTAIEVPGGTQPGDTIHLQGEGMPRLRAEGAGDMIAHVQVTVPTALTNDERAALEDLRDGHQDNPAVHVESDEAHDGFFSRMRGKFRR; this is encoded by the coding sequence ATGGCTCGCGATTACTACGGCATCCTCGGCGTGGACCAGGAAGCCACCGAGCAGGAGATTAAGAAGGCGTACCGCAAACTGGCGCGCAAGTACCACCCGGACGTTAACCCGTCCGAAGAGGCGGCCGAGAAGTTCGCGGAGATCGCGGCGGCCCAGGAGGTGCTGCTGGACCCGCAGAAACGCGCGATCGTGGACCGCGGCGGGGATCCGATGGAGGCCGGCGGCGGCATGGGCGGCGCGGCCGGGTTCGGCGGTGGCGGCTTGGGCGACATCTTCGAGGCGTTCTTCGGCGGCGGGGCAGGCGCGCGCCAGCCGCGCTCGCGCGTGCAGCCGGGCAACGATGCCCTGCTGCGCACCAGCATCACCCTGGAAGAGGCCTTCGCGGGCGCGAAGAAAGAGGTCACGGTGGATACCGCCGTGCTGTGCGACAAGTGCCACGGCACCGGGTCCAAAACCGAGGCGAAGCCGGTGCCCTGCGGCACCTGCGGCGGCGCGGGCCAGGTCCAGGAGATGCAGCAGTCCTTCCTGGGCAACGTCATGACCACCCGCGAGTGCCCCACCTGCCACGGCTACGGCGAGGTGATCAAGGACCCGTGCACCCAGTGCGCCGGAGACGGGCGCGTGCGCGCCACCCGCGACCTGACGGTGAACATCCCCGCCGGCATCAACTCCGGCATGCGCATCCGCATGGCCAACCAGGGCGAGGTCGGCCACGGCGGCGGCCCGGCCGGCGACCTGTACGTGGAGGTCCAGGTCCAGCCGCACCCCGTGTTCATGCGGGAGAACAACGACCTGCACCTGCGTCTGACCGTGCCCATGTACGACGCGGCGTTGGGCACCGAGCTTTCCGTGGACAACCTGGCCGGGCAGCCCACCGCCATCGAGGTGCCCGGCGGCACCCAGCCGGGAGACACCATTCACCTGCAGGGCGAGGGCATGCCGCGACTGCGCGCCGAGGGCGCCGGCGACATGATCGCGCACGTGCAGGTCACCGTTCCCACCGCGCTGACGAACGACGAGCGCGCCGCATTGGAGGACCTGCGCGACGGCCACCAGGACAACCCGGCCGTCCACGTCGAGTCCGACGAGGCGCACGACGGGTTCTTCTCCCGCATGCGCGGCAAGTTCCGCCGATGA
- the hrcA gene encoding heat-inducible transcriptional repressor HrcA, with the protein MMGTADQRRQAVLRAIVADYIASQEPVGSKSLVERHKMGVSSATIRNDMAVLEQQGYISQTHASSGRIPTEAGYRAFVDALHDVKPLSAAERHAILDFLENGVDLEDVLRRSVQLLAQLTNQAAVVQLPTLNVSRVKHCEVVELTPTRLLLVLITDAGRVDQRNVDLAAPIGEDGVRLLRDLLNDALVGATMRDASAELARLTAKAPPHLADPASRAAEVLITTLVDASPDRLIIAGSSNLVVPSGGLQGVIDALEQQVVVLKLLAGAQELERVSVRIGRENEDEEFSRASIVTTAYGSGDEALGGLGVVGPTHMDYPGTMQKVATVARYISRILRGE; encoded by the coding sequence GTGATGGGTACTGCGGACCAGCGGCGCCAAGCGGTGCTGCGCGCGATCGTGGCCGACTACATTGCCAGCCAGGAACCCGTGGGGTCGAAGTCGCTGGTGGAGCGGCACAAGATGGGGGTCAGCTCCGCGACTATCCGCAACGACATGGCGGTGCTGGAGCAGCAGGGCTACATCTCCCAAACCCACGCGTCGTCCGGGCGCATCCCCACGGAGGCCGGCTACCGCGCGTTCGTGGACGCGCTGCACGACGTCAAGCCGCTCTCCGCCGCCGAACGGCACGCGATTTTGGACTTTTTGGAAAACGGCGTGGACCTCGAAGACGTGCTGCGCCGCTCCGTGCAGCTGCTCGCGCAGCTGACCAACCAGGCGGCGGTGGTGCAGCTGCCCACCTTAAACGTCTCGCGCGTGAAGCACTGCGAGGTGGTGGAGCTGACCCCGACGCGCCTGTTGCTCGTACTCATCACCGACGCCGGGCGCGTGGACCAGCGCAACGTCGACCTTGCCGCGCCCATCGGCGAGGACGGGGTGCGGCTGCTGCGCGATTTGCTTAACGACGCCCTTGTCGGCGCGACCATGCGCGACGCCTCCGCCGAGCTGGCCCGCCTGACCGCGAAGGCGCCGCCGCATTTGGCCGATCCCGCCAGCCGGGCGGCTGAGGTGCTGATCACCACCCTCGTGGACGCGTCGCCGGACCGGCTGATCATCGCCGGCTCATCGAACCTAGTGGTGCCCTCCGGCGGCCTGCAAGGTGTGATTGACGCGCTAGAGCAGCAGGTGGTGGTGCTCAAACTGCTCGCCGGCGCCCAGGAATTAGAGCGGGTGTCAGTGCGCATCGGGCGCGAAAACGAGGACGAGGAATTTTCGCGCGCCTCGATTGTTACAACAGCGTATGGCTCGGGCGACGAGGCACTCGGCGGGCTCGGGGTAGTGGGTCCGACCCACATGGACTACCCCGGTACCATGCAGAAGGTTGCCACCGTGGCCCGCTACATCAGCCGCATCCTGCGGGGCGAATAG